In Streptomyces nojiriensis, the sequence GACGCCCAGACGGTCGTCACCGGCCCGCGCGGCCAGGGTCTCGACGATCGCCCGGTCGGTGATGGTGATGTTGAGGAAGCCGGGGCCGGAGACCTCGATCTCCTGGATCAGGTCACCGGTCGGGATGCCCTCGACCACGGTCGCCGCCAGCTCGCGCGGATTGGCCTTCGCCTTCTTCGCGAGCGCCAGGATGCCGTTGGCCTGGAAGTCGGCCCGGTCGCTTCGTCGCAGCAGCGGGTCCGCGCCACCGGCCTCCGGCAGGGCGGAGGCAAGGGCGTCCGCGACGCGCTGATTGACGGAAGAAGCGAGGGAAGGGACCGAGGCCATGAGCTGCCGTTCCTGTGAGGTCGTGCCGGTGAGTGCACTTGGTTGTTCCGACAAGAGCCGAGTATCCCACGCGGGGGCAAACCGTTTCCCGGTGGAAAAGCAACCTCTGAGCGACCCGTTCCGTCTGGGAGAATGGCTGAAGCCAGCATTCGAGATAGAAGGACGTGTCGTGGCTCAGAGCAGCACCGAGACCGACTGGGTCTCCCGTTTCGCGGACGAGGTCATCGCCGAGGCGGAGCGCCGAGCACCCGGCAAACCTGTCGTCGTCGCGTCCGGACTCTCCCCCTCCGGCCCCATCCACCTGGGCAACCTCCGCGAGGTCATGACCCCGCACCTGGTCGCGGACGAGATCCGCCGCCGGGGCATCGAGGTCCGCCACCTCATCTCCTGGGACGACTACGACCGGTACCGCAAGGTGCCCGCGGGCGTGCCCGGCATCGACGAGTCGTGGGCCCAGCACATCGGGCGCCCGCTCACCTCCGTGCCCGCCCCGGCCGGGTCCGCGTACCCGAACTGGGCCGAGCACTTCAAGGCCGCCTTCGTCGAGGCCATGGCCGAGATGGGCGTCGAGTACGACCCGATCAGCCAGACCGAGCAGTACACGAACGGCGTCTACCGCGAGCAGGTGCTGTTCGCGATGAAGCACCGCGGCGACATCGACGCGGTCCTCGACCAGTACCGCACCAAGCAGAAGCCGGGCGGCAAGAAGCCCCAGCAGAAGCAGGTCGACGAGGCCGAGCTGGAGGCCGCCGAGGGCTCCGGCGCCGCCGCCGAGGACGACGGCAGCACCGGCGAGGGCGGCTACTTCCCGTACAAGCCGTACTGCGGCCAGTGCGGCAAGGACTTCACCAAGGTCACCTCGTACGACGACGAGACCACCGAGATGACCTACGTCTGCACCGAGGACGAGTTCACCGAGACGGTCAAGCTCAGCGAGTTCAACCGCGGCAAGCTCGTCTGGAAGGTCGACTGGCCGATGCGCTGGGCCTACGAAGGCGTGATCTTCGAGCCCTCCGGCGTCGACCACTCCTCGCCCGGCTCCTCCTTCCAGGTCGGCGGCCAGATCGTGCACATCTTCGGCGGCGAGCAGCCGATCGGACCGATGTACGCGTTCGTCGGCATCAGCGGCATGGCGAAGATGTCCTCCAGCAAGGGCGGGGTCCCGACCCCGGCCGACGCGCTGAAGATCATGGAGCCGCAGCTGCTGCGCTGGCTCTACGCCCGCCGGCGCCCCAACCAGTCCTTCAAGATCGCCTTCGACCAGGAGATCCAGCGGCTCTACGACGAGTGGGACAAGCTGGAGGCCAAGGTCGCCGACGGCTCCGTGCTGCCCGCCGACGCCGCCGCGCACACCCGCGCCGTGCGCACCGCCGCCGCCGAGCTGCCGCGCACCCCGCGCCCGCTCCCGTACCGGACGCTCGCCTCCGTCGCCGACATCACCGCCGGCCACGACGAGCAGACCCTGCGCATCCTGACCGACCTCGACCCGACGCAGCCGCTCACCTCTCTCGACGAGGTACGGCCGCGCCTGGACCGCGCCGAGAACTGGATCACCACCCAGGTCCCGGCCGACCAGCGCACCCTCGTGCGCGAGGACGCCGACACCGAGCTGCTGTCGTCCCTGGACGACGAGGGCCGCGAGTCGCTGCGGCTGCTCCTGGAGGGCCTGGACTCGCACTGGTCCCTCGACGGGCTGACCACCCTCGTCTACGGCGTCCCGAAGGTCATGGCCGGCCTCGAACCCGACGCCAAGCCGACGCCGGAACTCAAGGTCGCGCAGCGCACCTTCTTCGCGCTGCTCTACCGGCTCCTCGTGACCCGGGAGACCGGACCGCGACTGCCCACGCTGCTGCTGGCGGTGGGCGCCGACCGCGTGCGCAAGCTGCTCGCCGTCTGAGCCGTCTGAGCCGTCTGAGCGGGCCGACCGGCCCGCCCGGAACGCGGAAGGGCCCGCACCCCTCGGGGTGCGGGCCCTTCCCGCTGTCCGTGGCCGTCAGGCGATGTGCTCGGCCTCACGGTCCTTGTGGTAGCGCTGCTTGAACGCCGGGATCATCCGGCGCAGCAGCGAACCGCTGCGCGGGTGGGTCACGCCGTAACCGTCCGACAGGTGTATGTCGAGGGCCTCCGCCGACGGGTAGTCCTGCTTCTCGTCGACCAGCGCGCAGAACACCTTGTACGCCGCCTCGGCGAACTCGGCCTCGTCAGGGGTCTCGGGACCCTCGGCCGGGGCCTCCTCCTGGCGCGGAGCCGGGACGGTGAGCTCCTGCTCCTCGTCCGGGCCCATCGGCGGCAGGACCGGGGTCGGCTCCAGGCCCTCCACGTACTGGGGGTTGTAGCCGCCCTCGTACGCCGCCTGCGGCGCCAGCGGCGCGGCGAACCACGCGCTGTTGTGCGCCGCCGGCATGGCCGTCGGGTCCACCGCGAAGGGCGGCGGGGCGGGCTGGACGGCACCGGGAACACCCGCAGCGCCCGCAGCGCCCGCAGCACCGGGCGCGCCGGCCGGGTTCTGCACCGGCTGCATCTGCTGGGCGGCCTGCTGGGCCTGCTGGGCCTGCTGTGCGAGCTCGGGTGCGGCCGCCAGCGCCGGAGCCTGCTGCGCCTGCTGGACCTGCTGCGCCTGCTGCTCGACGGGGGGCAGCACCGCCGGCTCGATACCCGTCGCCGCCAGCGCCTCCGGCGTCGTCTCCGCGAGCGGCACACCGATCTTGGCCAGCTTCAGCGGCATCAGCGCCTCCACCGGAGCCTTCCGCCGCCACGAACGCCCGTACCGGGCCTGCAGCCGGGCCTGGTAGATCAGCCGGTCCTGCTCCATGCCGACCGCCTGCTCGTAGGAGCGCAGCTCCCACAGCTTCATCCGGCGCCACAGCTTGAAGGTCGGCACCGGCGACAGCAGCCACCGCGTGATCCGCACACCCTCCATGTGCCGGTCCGCGGTGATGTCCGCGATCCGGCCCACGGCGTGCCGGGCGGCCTCCACCGTCACCACGAACAGCATCGGGATCACGGCGTGCATCCCGACACCCAGCGGGTCCGGCCACGAGGCCGCACCGTTGAAGGCGATCGTCGCGGCCGTCAGCAGCCACGCCGTCTGGCGCAGCAGGGGGAAGGGGATCCGGAGCCACGTCAGCAGCAGGTCCAGCGCGAGCAGCACACAGATGCCCGCGTCGATGCCTATCGGGAACACCAGCGAGAAGCTGCCGAACCCCTTCTGCAGGGCGAGCGCACGCACCGCGGAATACGAGCCCGCGAACCCGATCCCGGCGATGACCACGGCTCCCGCGACCACCACGCCTATGAGTATCCGGTGCGTACGAGTCAGTTGCATCGCGGCCACCCGCGATCCCCTCCCCTTGTCGAGCACATACCGAGCGCAGCGTGCTGGTACTCGGTACTGGGTACTTACCGAGCCTTTACAGAGCTGCGGCAGGCACAGCGTACGGGTGACTGGATGTCAGTGCCCCAGGAGGCCCCGACCCGCACCCGTCCCTACTGGGGCTGCGGGGACTGCGACTGCTCCGCCGGAGCCTTGTTGGCCGCGCCCACCGAGGTCACCGTCTCCTTGGCCGCGTTGATCGCGTCCTGGAGCAGCTTCCCGTGGTCCGGCGCGCCGGCCCCCTCGTACGCGGCACCGTTGTAGTCGATCCGGATGACCACGTTCTGGGTGCGCGCCACGATCGAGGTGTTGAAGGAGTCGACGTCCTTCTTCACCTTGTAGATCACCGACGACGCCTGGTCGCCGATCCCGGCCACCGCCTCCGTCTTCGGGTCCTGCGCGCCCTCCTCGGTCTTCGCCGTCTCGACCTCCTTGTTGTACTGCTCCTCCGCGCGCTTGTTGGCGTCACCGAGGGTGGCGTGGGAGTCGTAGCGGAAGAAGGAGAGCGAGAGCCAGCGGTACTGCGAGCCCTTCAGGCCGTCCTCGTCCAGACCGTTCCAGGAGCAGCTGGCACGGGTGGCCAGGTCGTTCGACTTGGTAGCCGTCCCGTTCTTGTCCTTCGCCTCCGGGACGAGCGTGTCTATCGTCGCCGTCGCCAGCGCCTTGCAGGGGTCCGGGAGCGTGGCGAACGCCGCCTTCTCCAGAACCTTGGAGGACTTCGGGTTGGGCTTGGCCGACGAGGACGAACCGGACTTCTTCTCGCCGTTCGAGCTCGTGTCCTTGCCCGAGTCGGACGAACACCCGGCGACGGTGAGG encodes:
- a CDS encoding DUF2637 domain-containing protein, which produces MQLTRTHRILIGVVVAGAVVIAGIGFAGSYSAVRALALQKGFGSFSLVFPIGIDAGICVLLALDLLLTWLRIPFPLLRQTAWLLTAATIAFNGAASWPDPLGVGMHAVIPMLFVVTVEAARHAVGRIADITADRHMEGVRITRWLLSPVPTFKLWRRMKLWELRSYEQAVGMEQDRLIYQARLQARYGRSWRRKAPVEALMPLKLAKIGVPLAETTPEALAATGIEPAVLPPVEQQAQQVQQAQQAPALAAAPELAQQAQQAQQAAQQMQPVQNPAGAPGAAGAAGAAGVPGAVQPAPPPFAVDPTAMPAAHNSAWFAAPLAPQAAYEGGYNPQYVEGLEPTPVLPPMGPDEEQELTVPAPRQEEAPAEGPETPDEAEFAEAAYKVFCALVDEKQDYPSAEALDIHLSDGYGVTHPRSGSLLRRMIPAFKQRYHKDREAEHIA
- a CDS encoding DUF3558 family protein is translated as MHRSASRLTRVLACAAVPVILTVAGCSSDSGKDTSSNGEKKSGSSSSAKPNPKSSKVLEKAAFATLPDPCKALATATIDTLVPEAKDKNGTATKSNDLATRASCSWNGLDEDGLKGSQYRWLSLSFFRYDSHATLGDANKRAEEQYNKEVETAKTEEGAQDPKTEAVAGIGDQASSVIYKVKKDVDSFNTSIVARTQNVVIRIDYNGAAYEGAGAPDHGKLLQDAINAAKETVTSVGAANKAPAEQSQSPQPQ
- the lysS gene encoding lysine--tRNA ligase gives rise to the protein MAQSSTETDWVSRFADEVIAEAERRAPGKPVVVASGLSPSGPIHLGNLREVMTPHLVADEIRRRGIEVRHLISWDDYDRYRKVPAGVPGIDESWAQHIGRPLTSVPAPAGSAYPNWAEHFKAAFVEAMAEMGVEYDPISQTEQYTNGVYREQVLFAMKHRGDIDAVLDQYRTKQKPGGKKPQQKQVDEAELEAAEGSGAAAEDDGSTGEGGYFPYKPYCGQCGKDFTKVTSYDDETTEMTYVCTEDEFTETVKLSEFNRGKLVWKVDWPMRWAYEGVIFEPSGVDHSSPGSSFQVGGQIVHIFGGEQPIGPMYAFVGISGMAKMSSSKGGVPTPADALKIMEPQLLRWLYARRRPNQSFKIAFDQEIQRLYDEWDKLEAKVADGSVLPADAAAHTRAVRTAAAELPRTPRPLPYRTLASVADITAGHDEQTLRILTDLDPTQPLTSLDEVRPRLDRAENWITTQVPADQRTLVREDADTELLSSLDDEGRESLRLLLEGLDSHWSLDGLTTLVYGVPKVMAGLEPDAKPTPELKVAQRTFFALLYRLLVTRETGPRLPTLLLAVGADRVRKLLAV